Proteins encoded within one genomic window of Chthonomonas sp.:
- a CDS encoding 1-deoxy-D-xylulose-5-phosphate reductoisomerase, translated as MKRIAILGSTGSIGIQTLDICRAHPDRFKVVALAAHHNVEAVRKQAAEFGVQRLAMMDPSAAQALNAHSGIDGISHIATLTGVDIVVVCVSGVIGLLPTLAAIRAGKQIALASKEVLVAAGEVVMPLLREHSVLMTPIDSEHSALFQCLLGSRPHDVHSLILTASGGPFRGKTRTDLEQITPAQALNHPTWSMGGKITVDSATLMNKGLEMIEARWLFDVPVERIDVCVHPQSIVHSFVKFNDGSVLGQCGWPNMRLPILFALSYPDRVPNDLKPWNPTETSTLTFEPPDLDTFRSLHLAREAARIGGTMPCVLNAANEDAANAFLRGECGFLQMMDVVEEVMSRHTPAPVSLEVLLEFDAWARHEAQSIYKSA; from the coding sequence GTGAAGCGCATCGCCATCCTTGGAAGCACGGGCAGCATCGGGATCCAGACTCTAGACATCTGCCGAGCACACCCGGATCGATTCAAGGTCGTTGCCCTTGCGGCTCACCACAATGTCGAAGCTGTTCGCAAGCAGGCAGCTGAGTTTGGCGTTCAGCGGCTGGCCATGATGGATCCTTCAGCTGCCCAAGCGCTGAATGCGCACTCCGGGATCGACGGGATCTCGCACATTGCGACGCTCACTGGTGTCGATATTGTCGTGGTTTGCGTCTCCGGCGTGATTGGACTGTTGCCCACGCTCGCAGCGATTCGCGCGGGCAAACAGATCGCCCTTGCGAGCAAGGAGGTCCTGGTCGCCGCTGGCGAAGTCGTGATGCCGTTGCTTCGCGAGCACTCGGTCTTGATGACCCCCATCGATAGTGAGCACTCGGCGCTCTTCCAGTGCCTGCTCGGCTCACGCCCACACGATGTCCATTCGCTCATCCTGACTGCGAGCGGTGGCCCATTCCGAGGCAAGACCCGTACGGACCTGGAACAGATCACCCCGGCGCAAGCGCTCAACCACCCGACGTGGTCGATGGGTGGGAAGATCACGGTGGACTCAGCAACGCTCATGAACAAGGGGTTGGAGATGATCGAGGCCCGATGGCTCTTCGATGTACCCGTCGAGCGCATCGATGTTTGTGTTCACCCTCAGAGCATCGTGCACTCGTTCGTTAAGTTCAACGACGGGAGTGTGCTGGGGCAGTGCGGTTGGCCGAATATGCGCCTGCCGATCTTGTTTGCCCTCAGTTACCCCGACCGAGTGCCGAACGATCTCAAGCCGTGGAACCCAACAGAGACTTCCACCCTCACCTTCGAGCCGCCGGACCTGGACACGTTTCGCTCGCTCCACCTTGCTCGTGAGGCGGCTCGAATCGGTGGCACGATGCCGTGCGTCTTGAATGCAGCCAACGAAGATGCGGCGAACGCATTTTTACGAGGCGAATGCGGCTTCCTACAGATGATGGATGTCGTAGAAGAGGTCATGTCGCGCCATACACCCGCTCCGGTTTCGCTTGAAGTGCTACTGGAGTTCGATGCGTGGGCACGCCATGAGGCCCAGTCCATCTACAAATCCGCTTAG
- a CDS encoding site-2 protease family protein, with the protein MESSLVTLLDYLKTGAVFMIVITILVAVHELGHFWFARLFGMKVDAFAVMMGGIRSTNLDDRLERPMAPKVLVLDLAAVGAVLTAAGGLNGLLVPYTIGLLILAIVLPVWITLRLQALYHIEAFVGIRGLLTAWAIGGAFTAFSTRLQGLTLHTVLGVLFYASLISLLILYYQPVMNKADDAPHGAGQLDIDGEQVPVSFRPLLSRKDRHGTEFSLLLLPLGGFASIKGMHPKPDGSETKIESGFYSKSPFARLMVLFAGPLFSIVFGIILLSGVIVASGKVTERAVLGDLIPGKPAALAGLRKGDEIKSIDNKPVSKWSDMMLVVQKSAGKELLFSIQRKGSPQQIRVTPASSADLIPLMKPDGTFSSDKAHVGQIGAYPGMVRVGVGEAVQSAAMAPVAIVAGLGSIVRAPSTAKDQIGGPAAVAQGVHEASQNGFASVLRLAGLLSISLGVMNLLPVPPLDGGQMVVATAELLRRGKRLSMRVQQTVSTVGFFFVLGLMTLVILLDLGRTLGPK; encoded by the coding sequence ATGGAAAGCTCTCTCGTGACTCTGCTGGACTACCTGAAGACCGGAGCGGTGTTCATGATCGTGATTACGATCCTGGTCGCCGTCCATGAGTTGGGCCACTTTTGGTTTGCTCGGCTCTTCGGGATGAAGGTTGACGCGTTTGCCGTCATGATGGGCGGCATTCGATCCACAAACTTGGACGACCGCTTGGAGCGTCCCATGGCACCCAAAGTCCTGGTCCTCGATTTGGCGGCTGTCGGCGCGGTGCTCACGGCTGCGGGCGGACTTAACGGGCTGTTAGTTCCGTACACGATCGGGCTTCTGATCCTAGCCATTGTGCTTCCTGTTTGGATCACGTTGCGGCTCCAGGCGCTGTACCACATCGAGGCTTTCGTGGGGATCCGAGGGCTGCTGACCGCGTGGGCGATCGGCGGTGCATTCACTGCGTTCTCGACGCGACTACAGGGACTTACGCTGCACACCGTTCTCGGGGTCCTCTTCTATGCCAGCTTGATCTCGCTGCTGATCCTCTACTATCAGCCAGTGATGAACAAGGCGGATGATGCACCTCACGGAGCCGGGCAACTGGACATCGACGGTGAGCAGGTCCCGGTGAGCTTCCGACCGCTCTTGTCCAGGAAGGACCGTCATGGAACGGAGTTCTCACTGCTGTTGCTTCCGCTCGGCGGATTTGCATCCATCAAAGGGATGCACCCTAAGCCCGATGGCAGCGAGACGAAGATCGAATCGGGCTTCTACTCCAAATCCCCCTTTGCACGACTCATGGTGCTATTTGCAGGTCCGCTGTTTAGCATCGTCTTCGGAATCATATTGCTCAGCGGCGTCATTGTCGCTTCCGGCAAGGTTACTGAGCGAGCCGTGCTCGGAGACCTGATCCCCGGCAAACCGGCCGCCCTGGCGGGCCTGCGCAAGGGCGACGAAATCAAGTCGATCGACAACAAGCCGGTGAGCAAGTGGAGCGACATGATGCTGGTGGTGCAGAAGAGTGCGGGCAAGGAGCTACTTTTCTCGATTCAGCGAAAGGGCAGCCCACAACAGATCCGAGTCACGCCCGCATCAAGCGCGGATTTGATTCCTCTGATGAAGCCAGACGGCACCTTTTCTAGCGACAAGGCTCATGTCGGCCAAATCGGTGCCTATCCGGGCATGGTACGCGTGGGAGTGGGCGAGGCAGTCCAAAGTGCCGCAATGGCCCCAGTCGCCATCGTCGCCGGACTGGGTTCCATCGTCCGCGCCCCTTCGACCGCCAAGGACCAAATTGGCGGCCCTGCGGCAGTCGCACAGGGGGTCCACGAAGCGAGTCAGAACGGTTTCGCTTCGGTGCTCCGACTCGCCGGCTTGCTCAGCATCTCTCTGGGAGTGATGAACCTGCTGCCCGTCCCGCCGCTCGATGGCGGTCAGATGGTCGTGGCAACCGCGGAACTCCTGCGCCGTGGCAAGCGACTGAGCATGCGTGTCCAGCAAACAGTTTCCACCGTCGGCTTCTTCTTCGTCCTGGGTTTGATGACACTCGTGATTCTGCTTGACCTCGGTCGAACCCTGGGACCAAAGTAG
- a CDS encoding ABC-2 family transporter protein: protein MRRTFWHHWAITRVYLREGRAYPAVWVIWLLTDAVSMFAMPLVLSAASGSGTLGGYDSAGFFRYFAVLLFCTSFIQSHFMWEMGQEIKEGIFSAQIVRPISHFRFTFMRNLAWRVWRTLFTIPALIIYGLVYANRFSLGSLNLGPQFLTALVLGHILSITFVIAFGLIALYLEDCSTVFELYYFPMMFLSGQLFPVSMLPQWAQNLIYAFPFFFTTGVPTEIAIGKLQGDHAWMMILGQVAWILGSIVLLRVLWRGGIKRYTGVGM, encoded by the coding sequence GTGCGCCGGACCTTCTGGCACCACTGGGCGATCACCCGCGTTTACTTACGCGAGGGGCGCGCGTACCCTGCCGTTTGGGTCATCTGGCTGCTCACTGACGCCGTCAGCATGTTCGCGATGCCGCTTGTCCTCAGCGCAGCATCGGGTAGCGGGACACTCGGAGGCTACGACTCGGCTGGGTTCTTCCGTTACTTCGCGGTTCTTCTCTTCTGCACGTCGTTCATCCAGAGCCACTTTATGTGGGAGATGGGTCAGGAGATCAAAGAAGGGATCTTTTCGGCGCAAATCGTGCGGCCAATCTCTCACTTCCGGTTCACGTTCATGCGCAACCTCGCTTGGAGGGTCTGGCGCACCTTATTCACGATTCCCGCGCTCATCATATATGGGCTTGTCTATGCGAACCGATTCTCGCTCGGGTCCCTCAACCTCGGTCCGCAGTTCTTGACTGCGCTTGTCCTTGGGCACATCTTGAGCATCACCTTCGTGATTGCCTTTGGACTGATTGCCCTGTATCTGGAAGATTGCAGCACGGTCTTCGAGCTCTATTACTTCCCAATGATGTTCCTGAGCGGGCAGCTATTCCCCGTCTCCATGCTCCCGCAGTGGGCGCAGAACTTGATTTACGCCTTCCCGTTCTTCTTCACGACCGGAGTCCCGACCGAGATCGCCATTGGGAAACTTCAAGGCGATCACGCTTGGATGATGATCCTTGGGCAGGTCGCATGGATTCTCGGCTCGATCGTGCTTCTGCGGGTACTGTGGCGTGGCGGGATCAAACGGTACACCGGCGTGGGCATGTGA
- a CDS encoding prepilin-type N-terminal cleavage/methylation domain-containing protein gives MRKAFTLIELLVVIAIIAILAAILFPVFASAKVAAKRTGALSNVKQIGVATMLYQADADDTTVPIYVLDSSISQYPSSQGQYYYPLLLQPYTKNLELFIAPGDTATDPALTGTDGKGRFDKTGAWYYYLYGSTPSFGYNYQYLNRNVGTTTFFSRPAIIYSGVSATALPNCASTIMFGESTMKNLRGIASTIGYARIEPPFAVSGTTYAGWSGTYPDARSQGQLWGRYDSKSVMAVFLDGHAKSRPIASLKAKGTTEAEVNRYWNGDGD, from the coding sequence ATGCGAAAAGCTTTTACTCTAATTGAATTGCTGGTCGTCATCGCGATTATCGCGATCCTTGCGGCGATCCTCTTCCCAGTTTTCGCGTCGGCCAAAGTTGCTGCAAAGAGAACAGGAGCTCTCAGCAACGTCAAACAGATCGGCGTCGCGACCATGCTCTACCAGGCAGATGCGGACGACACCACCGTGCCGATCTACGTGCTTGATTCGAGCATCAGTCAGTACCCCTCGTCTCAGGGTCAGTACTACTACCCGCTACTGCTTCAACCATACACTAAGAACCTTGAGCTGTTCATCGCACCCGGTGACACCGCCACCGATCCGGCTCTTACGGGCACGGACGGTAAGGGTCGATTCGACAAGACCGGTGCCTGGTATTACTACCTGTACGGCTCGACCCCCAGCTTCGGCTACAACTATCAGTATCTGAACCGAAACGTTGGCACGACCACGTTCTTCAGCCGACCCGCGATCATTTACTCCGGCGTTTCCGCCACCGCGCTCCCCAACTGCGCAAGCACCATCATGTTCGGCGAATCGACCATGAAGAATCTGCGTGGGATTGCGAGCACGATTGGCTACGCACGGATTGAGCCACCGTTCGCGGTGAGCGGAACAACCTACGCGGGTTGGTCCGGCACCTATCCCGATGCTCGCTCACAGGGACAGCTCTGGGGCCGGTACGACTCTAAGAGCGTCATGGCCGTTTTCCTTGATGGACACGCCAAATCGCGACCGATTGCGAGCCTGAAAGCCAAGGGTACGACCGAGGCTGAAGTGAATCGCTACTGGAACGGCGACGGCGACTAA
- the lon gene encoding endopeptidase La, whose product MDEQEAAVEELETSLLEAVGIEVDDDEGTLRPDIPTEISLLPLRESVVYPMLVAPLSVTRETSIQLIDDSVASSNRVIGVVAQRQPENERPGFDDIYEVGCAVIIRTLVKMPEAVRLIVQGVARFRIVERLSTEPYLRARIEVLEEAQIPAEREEEFEALRRSVAAMFEHAVRLSPTLPDELRSLTTAVQEPDVMADLVAAHMNLKVEEKQQILETLDLQSRMRTLLEMLGREVRVLELSSKVTSEVSAELSKSQRDYYLREQLKAIQRELGEYDDRAEDLDELRFAIEESGMPADALKEVNREFDRLRRMNPGAPEYTVARTYVETMIAVPWSKATVDHLELKEVRTVLDSEHFGLDKIKERITEFLAVRKVKGTASVRQPILCFVGPPGVGKTSLGRSIASAMGRKFVRISLGGMRDEAEIRGHRRTYIGALPGQIIQGLRRAESKNPVFVLDEIDKLGNDFRGDPSSALLEVLDPEQNFSFRDHYLDTPFDLSQSFFITTANRLDTIPAPLRDRMEIIELGGYTEEEKLQIAIRHLIPKQTEEHGLKPSQIAWQDDAIRLLIRSYTREAGVRTLEREVASVTRKATMKFAEGRKGKLTVTTKFVEEALGAPRFIHDEVEERELKPGMAVGLAWTPVGGDVLFIESVRMPGTKGLIVTGQLGDVMKESIQAALSYVRSNAARLKVDLSEFEKQEVHVHVPAGAVPKDGPSAGVTMMTALTSLLTGRSVKARLAMTGEMTLTGQVLPVGGIKEKILAAYRAGVKTVILPDANRKDFMEDVPPEIREQLKAYFVKSADQVLKLALEPGSLRQKR is encoded by the coding sequence ATGGACGAACAAGAGGCAGCAGTCGAAGAGTTAGAAACATCCCTCCTGGAGGCGGTCGGCATTGAAGTAGATGACGACGAGGGCACGCTCCGGCCGGACATTCCGACGGAGATCAGCCTGTTGCCGCTGCGTGAGTCGGTGGTGTATCCCATGCTCGTTGCACCGCTGAGCGTGACCCGGGAGACCTCGATTCAGCTCATCGACGATAGTGTCGCCAGCAGCAACCGCGTGATTGGAGTGGTTGCTCAGCGCCAACCAGAGAACGAGCGGCCCGGGTTCGACGACATCTACGAAGTGGGTTGCGCGGTCATCATTCGGACGTTGGTGAAGATGCCCGAGGCGGTACGTTTGATCGTTCAAGGCGTGGCTCGATTCCGGATCGTCGAGCGGCTCAGTACCGAGCCTTATCTTCGCGCTCGCATCGAGGTCCTAGAGGAGGCCCAGATTCCCGCCGAGCGAGAAGAGGAGTTTGAGGCGTTGAGGAGGAGTGTGGCGGCCATGTTCGAGCACGCGGTCCGACTCTCCCCAACCCTGCCTGATGAGCTTCGTTCGCTGACGACCGCAGTCCAAGAGCCCGACGTGATGGCCGATCTCGTCGCGGCGCACATGAATCTGAAGGTCGAAGAAAAGCAGCAGATCCTGGAGACGCTCGACCTGCAATCGAGAATGCGAACGTTGCTGGAGATGCTGGGTCGCGAAGTTCGGGTGCTCGAACTCAGCAGCAAGGTCACCAGCGAGGTGAGCGCCGAACTGAGCAAGAGCCAGCGAGACTACTACTTGCGCGAGCAGCTCAAGGCGATCCAGCGCGAACTCGGAGAGTATGACGACCGCGCGGAAGATCTTGACGAACTTCGGTTCGCGATCGAGGAATCCGGCATGCCTGCGGACGCTCTGAAAGAAGTCAACCGAGAGTTCGACCGGCTGCGGAGAATGAATCCGGGTGCACCTGAGTACACCGTCGCCCGAACTTACGTCGAGACGATGATCGCGGTCCCGTGGTCCAAGGCGACGGTCGATCACTTGGAGCTCAAGGAAGTTCGAACCGTGCTCGATAGCGAACACTTTGGTCTCGACAAAATCAAGGAGCGGATCACGGAGTTTCTCGCCGTGCGCAAGGTCAAAGGGACCGCATCGGTGCGTCAGCCCATTCTATGTTTCGTGGGCCCGCCTGGTGTAGGCAAGACGTCCTTGGGACGTAGCATTGCGTCGGCGATGGGTCGCAAGTTTGTACGCATCTCCCTGGGCGGTATGCGCGACGAGGCCGAGATTCGCGGGCACCGGCGCACCTACATCGGGGCGCTTCCAGGGCAGATCATCCAGGGGTTGCGCCGCGCCGAGAGCAAGAACCCCGTCTTCGTATTGGACGAGATCGACAAACTTGGAAACGATTTCCGCGGCGACCCCTCGTCGGCGCTCCTGGAGGTGCTGGACCCGGAGCAGAACTTTTCGTTTCGCGATCACTATCTGGATACGCCGTTCGATCTGAGTCAGTCGTTCTTCATCACCACCGCCAATCGCTTGGACACGATCCCTGCGCCGTTGCGAGACCGGATGGAGATCATCGAGCTCGGCGGCTACACCGAGGAAGAGAAACTCCAAATTGCGATTCGGCACTTGATTCCGAAGCAGACTGAAGAGCACGGGTTGAAGCCGAGCCAGATCGCGTGGCAGGACGATGCCATCCGGCTCCTGATTCGCAGCTACACCCGAGAAGCGGGCGTGCGCACTTTGGAGCGAGAAGTTGCGAGCGTCACCCGGAAGGCGACGATGAAGTTCGCCGAGGGCCGTAAAGGAAAGCTGACGGTAACCACCAAATTTGTCGAAGAGGCGCTCGGTGCGCCGCGATTTATTCACGACGAGGTGGAGGAACGCGAGCTCAAGCCGGGGATGGCGGTGGGGCTGGCGTGGACGCCGGTGGGCGGCGACGTGCTGTTCATCGAGTCGGTACGGATGCCGGGCACCAAGGGGCTCATCGTCACCGGCCAATTGGGCGACGTGATGAAGGAGAGCATTCAGGCAGCCCTAAGCTATGTGCGCAGCAACGCTGCGCGGCTGAAGGTGGACCTGAGCGAGTTTGAGAAGCAGGAAGTGCATGTACACGTCCCGGCGGGCGCGGTGCCCAAAGACGGCCCTAGCGCAGGCGTGACGATGATGACGGCGCTAACGTCGCTGCTGACGGGCCGGAGCGTCAAAGCCCGCCTCGCGATGACTGGAGAAATGACCCTGACAGGGCAAGTGTTGCCGGTGGGAGGGATCAAGGAGAAGATCCTGGCTGCGTATCGCGCGGGGGTCAAGACGGTGATTCTGCCCGATGCGAATCGCAAGGACTTCATGGAAGACGTGCCACCCGAGATTCGTGAACAGCTCAAGGCTTACTTCGTGAAGAGCGCGGACCAGGTGTTGAAGTTGGCTTTGGAGCCGGGAAGCCTCCGTCAGAAAAGATAG
- a CDS encoding Hsp20/alpha crystallin family protein, translating to MSSKERDEWLWQVGTQLQRLSEELANHAPRVARGLGWAPRVDIVESETHVFVRSEVAGVDPAEMRICIYPDRNVLVLRGRRDDPGFGPGRAGAHTLEIFFGEFEREVQLPQVELALGMLEAEIHNGMLMISVPKAPQGANIAVRRTIRVKRIV from the coding sequence ATGTCAAGTAAGGAACGCGACGAGTGGTTGTGGCAAGTTGGAACTCAGCTGCAACGGTTGAGCGAAGAGTTGGCGAACCACGCACCGCGTGTTGCTCGGGGATTGGGTTGGGCACCCCGCGTGGATATCGTCGAGTCTGAAACTCATGTCTTCGTCCGGAGCGAGGTCGCTGGCGTTGATCCCGCCGAGATGCGGATCTGCATCTATCCCGATCGGAATGTTTTGGTGTTGCGAGGGCGTCGCGACGACCCTGGTTTCGGTCCAGGTCGCGCAGGGGCGCACACGCTTGAGATCTTCTTTGGGGAATTCGAGCGCGAGGTGCAACTCCCGCAGGTGGAGTTGGCGCTGGGGATGCTCGAAGCAGAGATTCACAACGGCATGCTCATGATCTCTGTCCCAAAAGCGCCGCAAGGAGCGAACATTGCGGTTCGCCGAACCATCCGTGTGAAGAGAATTGTTTGA
- the uvrB gene encoding excinuclease ABC subunit UvrB, with translation MIVRYDTPFQLSGAFEPKGDQETAIAELLDGLESGYRYQTLLGATGTGKTFTMANVIAKSQRPALIIAHNKTLAAQLCQEFRAFFPENSVQYFISYYDYYQPEAYVPQSDLYIEKDSSVNSEIERLRHAATQALLERRDVIIVASVSCIYGLGSPDTYAEGVVTFQTGSEFNLDEVLTRLTQMQFARNDIVLDRGTFRVRGDTIEIQPKDEELVTRVEFFGDVVERIRILDPLTQDVIDEPSTISVFPATHYVTPFDRLDAALVEIEQETQSQVDQFKATEKLLEAQRLRQRVDFDVEMMRELGYCNGIENYSRYFDGREPGTPPYTLLDFLPKDAIVFVDESHQTLPQIRAMFNGDRQRKSVLVDYGFRLPSALDNRPLKFDEFLERVPQAVFVSATPGPFEKEQSSSVAQQVIRPTYVVDPAISVRATKGQIDDLIEEIQARVVRGERTLVTTLTKRMAEDLTGYLQDLNFKVNYIHSNVHSLDRPEILKDLRLGVYDVVVGVNLLREGLDLPEVTLVAILDADKEGFLRSGTSLIQTIGRAARNASGLVIMYADRITDSMQFAIDETDRRRAIQQAYNDKHGLQPVTVSKEIRDTVRSADAVAELVAQYGEDARLEMEHAGTPMRIEDLPLLITTLEKEMKDLARLMEFERAAQVRDEIERLRKLMGVTDGALGREKRKLRRPIQRR, from the coding sequence ATGATCGTTCGGTACGACACACCGTTCCAACTGAGCGGAGCCTTCGAACCCAAGGGCGACCAAGAGACCGCGATCGCGGAGCTCTTGGACGGGCTCGAATCGGGCTATCGCTACCAAACGCTGCTCGGTGCGACGGGAACGGGAAAGACTTTCACAATGGCGAACGTCATCGCCAAATCCCAGCGGCCTGCGCTGATCATCGCGCATAACAAGACGCTTGCGGCCCAGCTTTGCCAAGAGTTCCGGGCGTTCTTTCCTGAGAACTCTGTCCAATATTTCATCTCGTACTACGACTATTATCAGCCGGAGGCTTACGTCCCGCAGTCGGACTTGTACATCGAGAAGGACTCAAGCGTGAACTCAGAGATCGAGCGCTTGCGGCACGCGGCGACGCAGGCGCTTCTTGAGCGTCGGGACGTGATTATCGTGGCGAGCGTGAGCTGTATCTACGGTCTGGGCTCCCCGGACACCTACGCCGAAGGAGTCGTCACGTTTCAAACCGGTAGCGAATTCAACCTCGACGAGGTCCTCACCCGACTGACGCAGATGCAGTTTGCGCGGAACGACATAGTGCTCGATCGCGGAACGTTCCGGGTGCGCGGCGACACCATCGAGATCCAACCCAAAGACGAAGAGTTGGTCACCCGAGTCGAGTTTTTCGGCGATGTTGTGGAGCGGATCCGGATCCTCGACCCGTTGACGCAGGACGTCATCGACGAGCCGAGCACCATTTCCGTTTTCCCTGCAACGCATTACGTGACTCCGTTTGACCGGCTCGACGCCGCGCTGGTGGAGATCGAACAGGAAACTCAGAGCCAGGTCGATCAGTTCAAAGCGACGGAGAAACTGCTCGAAGCGCAGCGCTTGCGGCAACGGGTCGACTTCGACGTCGAGATGATGCGCGAACTCGGCTACTGCAATGGCATCGAGAACTACTCGCGGTACTTCGATGGTCGCGAGCCCGGAACACCACCGTACACGCTCCTCGATTTCTTACCCAAGGATGCCATCGTATTTGTAGATGAATCGCACCAGACTCTTCCACAAATTCGAGCGATGTTTAATGGTGATCGTCAGCGCAAGTCGGTGTTGGTGGATTACGGTTTCCGGTTGCCGAGCGCGCTCGACAACCGTCCGCTCAAGTTCGACGAGTTCTTGGAGCGTGTGCCACAAGCGGTCTTTGTCTCGGCGACGCCGGGACCATTTGAAAAAGAGCAGTCGAGTAGCGTCGCCCAGCAAGTCATTCGCCCAACGTACGTGGTGGATCCAGCCATCTCAGTTCGGGCGACCAAGGGTCAGATCGATGATCTCATCGAGGAGATTCAGGCCCGAGTGGTACGAGGCGAGCGTACGCTGGTGACGACGCTCACCAAGCGAATGGCAGAAGACCTGACCGGGTATCTACAAGATTTGAACTTCAAGGTGAACTACATCCACTCGAACGTTCACTCGCTTGATCGGCCTGAGATCTTGAAAGACCTTAGGCTCGGTGTCTATGATGTCGTCGTCGGCGTCAATCTCCTTCGCGAAGGTCTCGACTTGCCGGAAGTCACGTTGGTCGCTATCCTCGATGCCGATAAGGAAGGGTTCCTCCGCAGCGGCACATCGCTCATCCAGACCATCGGCCGGGCCGCGCGAAACGCTAGTGGCCTGGTGATCATGTACGCCGATCGGATCACCGACTCGATGCAATTTGCCATCGATGAAACGGACCGACGCCGGGCGATTCAGCAGGCCTACAACGATAAGCATGGACTTCAGCCTGTCACGGTTAGCAAGGAGATCCGCGATACGGTTCGCAGTGCCGACGCGGTCGCGGAACTTGTGGCCCAGTACGGCGAGGATGCGAGGCTGGAAATGGAGCATGCTGGAACACCGATGCGGATCGAAGACTTGCCGCTGCTCATCACGACATTGGAGAAAGAGATGAAGGACCTTGCGCGGCTCATGGAGTTCGAGCGTGCTGCGCAAGTTCGAGATGAGATCGAGCGGCTGAGAAAGCTCATGGGAGTAACCGATGGGGCGCTGGGTCGAGAGAAACGCAAGTTGCGCCGGCCCATTCAGCGACGCTAA
- the mazG gene encoding nucleoside triphosphate pyrophosphohydrolase yields the protein MIGAWVEQLVAAGHGEGLQIVTSLAHADRRLPVLLVPSEKRPEPTDGWFRLTASGLVLGDGLPDPSEPIFLPALQGFIGLGGLVAVVDRLLGPGGCPWDQAQTHDSLKRHLLEEAYELIDAIEARDDARMQEELGDVLLQPIMHAQMRALAGGWSTQDVAQTIVDKLVRRHPHVFGDVEANDAETVLRNWDAIKKSEKGEEASILGGVPRAMAALHRAHEISKRAARIGFEWPDLESVFAKCEEEIAELREAIGRGHQQDIESEIGDLLFTLVNVARWLKVEPEEALRKMVDRFTLRFERMESAATKPLRDLTPEEWDTLWNASKAAEQE from the coding sequence ATGATCGGTGCGTGGGTGGAGCAGCTCGTTGCTGCCGGACACGGAGAGGGGCTCCAGATCGTGACGTCGCTCGCGCATGCCGACCGTCGTCTCCCCGTCCTGCTTGTGCCTAGTGAAAAGCGACCCGAACCGACAGACGGCTGGTTCCGCCTGACGGCCTCCGGGCTCGTTCTCGGCGATGGCTTGCCCGACCCTAGCGAGCCGATCTTTTTGCCAGCGCTGCAGGGATTTATCGGGCTGGGCGGATTGGTCGCGGTCGTAGACCGCTTGCTCGGACCGGGAGGGTGCCCTTGGGACCAAGCTCAGACTCACGATTCGCTGAAGCGACACCTGCTGGAAGAGGCGTATGAGCTGATCGATGCGATCGAAGCGCGGGACGACGCACGGATGCAAGAAGAGCTCGGTGACGTCCTGTTGCAGCCCATCATGCACGCGCAGATGCGTGCGCTGGCGGGCGGGTGGAGCACTCAGGACGTGGCCCAGACGATCGTAGACAAGCTTGTCCGGCGACACCCGCACGTGTTCGGCGACGTCGAAGCGAACGATGCCGAGACCGTCCTGCGCAATTGGGACGCCATCAAGAAATCGGAGAAGGGTGAAGAGGCGAGCATCCTCGGTGGCGTGCCGCGAGCAATGGCCGCCCTCCACCGAGCTCACGAGATCAGCAAGCGAGCGGCAAGGATCGGGTTTGAGTGGCCCGACTTGGAGTCCGTTTTCGCCAAATGCGAAGAAGAGATTGCCGAGCTGCGCGAGGCGATCGGGCGCGGGCACCAGCAAGACATTGAGTCGGAAATTGGTGACTTGCTGTTCACGCTGGTGAATGTCGCGCGGTGGCTAAAGGTCGAACCCGAGGAGGCGCTGCGCAAGATGGTGGATCGCTTCACTCTGCGCTTCGAGCGGATGGAGTCGGCGGCGACCAAACCGCTCCGCGACCTCACCCCCGAAGAGTGGGACACCCTGTGGAACGCCAGCAAAGCCGCCGAACAAGAGTAG